The Pseudomonas baetica genome includes a region encoding these proteins:
- the secE gene encoding preprotein translocase subunit SecE, translating into MTPKAEAQGSRFDLLKWLVVVALVVVGVVGNQYYSASPILYRVLALLVIAAVAAFVGLQTAKGKSFFVLVKEARTEIRKVVWPTRQETTQTTLIVVAVVLVMALLLWGLDSLLGWLVSLIVG; encoded by the coding sequence ATGACTCCTAAAGCTGAAGCACAAGGCTCTCGCTTCGATCTGCTCAAGTGGCTTGTAGTAGTTGCTTTGGTGGTCGTTGGCGTTGTTGGCAATCAGTATTACTCTGCTTCGCCGATCCTGTACCGTGTACTTGCTTTGCTTGTTATTGCTGCTGTAGCTGCCTTTGTAGGCCTGCAGACCGCGAAGGGCAAGTCTTTCTTTGTACTGGTTAAGGAAGCTCGTACCGAGATTCGTAAAGTCGTGTGGCCAACTCGCCAAGAAACCACGCAGACCACACTGATTGTTGTGGCTGTTGTTCTGGTTATGGCGTTGCTGTTGTGGGGGCTTGATTCCCTGCTCGGTTGGCTTGTTTCCTTGATTGTCGGCTAA
- the nusG gene encoding transcription termination/antitermination protein NusG — protein MAKRWYVVHAYSGYEKHVMRSLVERVKLAGMEDGFGEILVPTEEVVEMRNGQKRKSERKFFPGYVLVQMDMNEGTWHLVKDTPRVMGFIGGTADKPAPITDKEAEAILRRVADGSDKPKPKTLFEPGETVRVNDGPFADFNGVVEEVNYEKSRIQVAVLIFGRSTPVELEFSQVEKV, from the coding sequence GTGGCTAAGCGTTGGTACGTTGTGCATGCTTACTCGGGTTACGAGAAGCATGTAATGCGCTCGCTTGTTGAGCGAGTAAAGCTGGCTGGCATGGAAGATGGCTTCGGCGAAATTCTGGTTCCCACTGAAGAAGTGGTTGAAATGCGTAATGGCCAGAAGCGCAAAAGCGAACGCAAGTTCTTTCCAGGCTACGTGCTGGTGCAGATGGATATGAACGAGGGTACTTGGCACTTGGTCAAGGATACTCCTCGGGTGATGGGTTTTATTGGCGGTACCGCTGATAAGCCTGCGCCGATCACAGATAAAGAAGCGGAAGCAATTCTGCGTCGTGTTGCTGATGGTAGTGACAAGCCTAAGCCGAAGACTCTCTTCGAGCCAGGTGAAACAGTTCGAGTCAATGACGGTCCATTTGCTGATTTCAATGGCGTTGTTGAAGAAGTTAACTACGAAAAGAGCCGGATCCAGGTGGCAGTGCTCATTTTCGGTCGCTCTACCCCGGTAGAGTTGGAGTTCAGTCAGGTCGAGAAGGTCTAG
- the rplK gene encoding 50S ribosomal protein L11, which yields MAKKITAYIKLQVKAAQANPSPPVGPALGQHGVNIMEFCKAFNARTQGLEAGLPTPVIITVYSDRSFTFETKSTPASVLLKKAAGLTSGSARPNTVKVGTVTRAQLEEIAKTKNADLTAADMDAAVRTIAGSARSMGLNVEGV from the coding sequence ATGGCCAAGAAGATTACCGCTTACATCAAGCTGCAAGTGAAGGCCGCTCAGGCTAACCCAAGTCCACCTGTTGGTCCTGCTCTGGGTCAGCACGGCGTGAACATCATGGAATTCTGCAAGGCTTTCAACGCCCGTACTCAGGGTCTTGAAGCAGGTCTGCCGACTCCAGTGATCATCACTGTCTACAGCGACCGTAGCTTCACTTTCGAAACCAAATCCACCCCTGCTTCGGTTCTGCTGAAGAAGGCGGCCGGTCTGACCAGCGGTTCCGCTCGTCCGAACACCGTTAAGGTTGGCACTGTTACCCGTGCTCAGCTGGAAGAAATCGCGAAAACCAAAAACGCGGATCTGACTGCAGCTGATATGGATGCGGCCGTGCGTACTATCGCCGGTTCTGCTCGTAGCATGGGCCTTAACGTGGAGGGTGTGTAA
- the rplA gene encoding 50S ribosomal protein L1, with the protein MAKLTKRQKAIAGKIEAGKAYNIVDAAALLAELSTVKFSESFDVAVNLGVDPRKSDQVVRSATVLPHGTGKTVRVAVFTQGPAAEAALAAGADRVGMDDLAAEMKGGDLNYDVVIASPDAMRVVGQLGQILGPRGLMPNPKVGTVTPDVATAVKNAKAGQVRYRTDKNGIIHTSVGKIGFDAVKLKENVEALIADLKRIKPASSKGIYVKRVTLSTTMGPGLVIDQSSLDA; encoded by the coding sequence ATGGCTAAGCTGACCAAGCGTCAAAAGGCTATCGCCGGCAAAATCGAAGCAGGCAAGGCCTACAACATTGTAGACGCCGCCGCTCTGCTGGCTGAGCTGTCGACTGTCAAGTTCAGCGAGTCGTTCGACGTTGCTGTAAACCTGGGTGTAGACCCGCGTAAATCCGACCAGGTTGTTCGTAGCGCTACTGTGCTGCCACACGGCACTGGCAAGACTGTTCGCGTTGCTGTGTTCACCCAGGGTCCAGCTGCTGAGGCCGCTCTGGCTGCTGGCGCTGACCGTGTAGGTATGGACGACCTGGCTGCCGAAATGAAAGGCGGCGACCTGAACTATGACGTAGTGATCGCATCCCCGGATGCCATGCGCGTTGTAGGTCAACTCGGCCAGATCCTTGGCCCACGTGGTCTGATGCCTAACCCGAAAGTCGGCACCGTAACTCCAGACGTAGCCACCGCGGTTAAAAACGCCAAGGCTGGTCAGGTTCGTTATCGCACCGACAAAAACGGCATTATTCACACCTCCGTTGGCAAGATCGGCTTCGATGCCGTCAAGCTGAAGGAAAACGTTGAAGCCCTGATCGCTGATCTGAAGCGTATCAAGCCAGCTTCCTCGAAAGGTATTTACGTCAAGCGCGTTACCCTGAGCACCACTATGGGCCCAGGTCTGGTTATCGACCAGAGCTCGCTGGACGCGTAA
- the rplJ gene encoding 50S ribosomal protein L10, which yields MAINLEDKKAIVAEVNEAAKVALSAVVVDARGVTVGAMTGLRKEAREAGVYVRVVRNTLLKRAVADTQYSVLNDVFTGPTLIAFSNEHPGAAARIFKEFAKGQDKFEIKAAAFEGKFLAANQIDVLATLPTRDEAISQLMSVIQGATSKLARTLAAIRDQKEAAAA from the coding sequence GTGGCAATTAATCTCGAAGACAAGAAGGCCATCGTCGCTGAAGTCAACGAGGCTGCCAAAGTCGCTCTGTCCGCTGTCGTGGTTGATGCACGTGGCGTAACAGTAGGCGCAATGACCGGACTCCGTAAAGAGGCTCGTGAAGCTGGCGTTTACGTACGTGTTGTACGTAACACCCTGCTCAAGCGCGCTGTTGCTGACACTCAATACAGTGTCCTCAACGACGTGTTCACCGGCCCGACCCTGATTGCATTCTCGAACGAACATCCGGGCGCTGCTGCCCGTATCTTCAAAGAGTTTGCCAAGGGTCAGGACAAGTTCGAGATCAAGGCAGCTGCGTTCGAGGGCAAGTTCCTCGCAGCTAATCAGATCGACGTACTGGCAACTCTGCCGACCCGTGACGAAGCAATTTCTCAGCTGATGAGCGTGATTCAAGGCGCTACCAGCAAATTGGCTCGTACTCTGGCGGCAATTCGCGACCAGAAAGAAGCTGCTGCAGCCTAA
- the rplL gene encoding 50S ribosomal protein L7/L12 produces MSLTNEQIIEAIGQKSVVEIVELIKAMEETFGVTAAAASAGPAAAAAVVEEQTEFNVVLLEAGEKKVNVIKAVRELTGLGLKEAKEKVDTAPQVVAEGVSKEAAEDAKKKLEEAGAKVELK; encoded by the coding sequence ATGTCTCTGACTAACGAACAAATCATCGAAGCAATCGGCCAGAAATCCGTAGTGGAAATCGTTGAGCTGATCAAAGCGATGGAAGAAACCTTCGGTGTTACCGCTGCTGCTGCTTCGGCTGGTCCAGCTGCTGCTGCCGCTGTTGTTGAAGAGCAAACCGAGTTCAACGTTGTTCTGCTGGAAGCTGGCGAGAAGAAGGTTAACGTGATCAAGGCAGTTCGCGAACTGACTGGTCTGGGCCTGAAAGAAGCCAAAGAGAAAGTAGACACCGCTCCTCAGGTTGTAGCTGAAGGCGTTTCGAAAGAAGCGGCTGAAGACGCCAAGAAGAAGCTGGAAGAAGCAGGCGCTAAAGTCGAGCTGAAGTAA
- the rpoB gene encoding DNA-directed RNA polymerase subunit beta: MAYSYTEKKRIRKDFSKLPDVMDVPYLLAIQLDSYREFLQAGATKDQFRDVGLHAAFKSVFPIISYSGNAALEYVGYRLGEPAFDVKECVLRGVTFAVPLRVKVRLIIFDKESSNKAIKDIKEQEVYMGEIPLMTENGTFVINGTERVIVSQLHRSPGVFFDHDRGKTHSSGKLLYSARIIPYRGSWLDFEFDPKDCVFVRIDRRRKLPASVLLRALGYTTEEVLDAFYTTNVFHLSGETLSLELIASRLRGEIAVLDIQDEKGKVIVEAGRRITARHINQIEKAGIKTLEVPLDYVLGRTTAKVIVHPATGEILAECNTELNTEVLAKIAKSGVVRIETLYTNDIDCGPFVSDTLKIDSTSNQLEALVEIYRMMRPGEPPTKDAAETLFNNLFFSPERYDLSAVGRMKFNRRIGRTEIEGSGVLCKEDIVAVLKTLVDIRNGKGIVDDIDHLGNRRVRCVGEMAENQFRVGLVRVERAVKERLSMAESEGLMPQDLINAKPVAAAVKEFFGSSQLSQFMDQNNPLSEITHKRRVSALGPGGLTRERAGFEVRDVHPTHYGRVCPIETPEGPNIGLINSLAAYARTNQYGFLESPYRVVKEGVVTDEIVFLSAIEEADHVIAQASATMNDQKVLIDELVAVRHLNEFTVKAPEEVTLMDVSPKQVVSVAASLIPFLEHDDANRALMGSNMQRQAVPTLRADKPLVGTGMERNVARDSGVCVVARRGGVIDSVDASRIVVRVADDEVETGEAGVDIYNLTKYTRSNQNTCINQRPLVSKGDRVQRSDIMADGPSTDMGELALGQNMRIAFMAWNGFNFEDSICLSERVVQEDRFTTIHIQELTCVARDTKLGPEEITADIPNVGEAALNKLDEAGIVYVGAEVGAGDILVGKVTPKGETQLTPEEKLLRAIFGEKASDVKDTSLRVPTGTKGTVIDVQVFTRDGVERDARALSIEKTQLDEIRKDLNEEFRIVEGATFERLRSALVGHKAEGGAGLKKGQDITDEVLDGLEHGQWFKLRMAEDALNEQLEKAQAYIVDRRRLLDDKFEDKKRKLQQGDDLAPGVLKIVKVYLAIRRRIQPGDKMAGRHGNKGVVSVIMPVEDMPHDANGTPVDVVLNPLGVPSRMNVGQILETHLGLAAKGLGEKINRMVEEQRKVAELRTFLDEIYNQIGGRNEDLDSFSDQEILDLAKNLRGGVPMATPVFDGAKESEIKAMLKLADLPESGQMQLTDGRTGNKFERPVTVGYMYMLKLNHLVDDKMHARSTGSYSLVTQQPLGGKAQFGGQRFGEMEVWALEAYGAAYTLQEMLTVKSDDVNGRTKMYKNIVDGDHRMEPGMPESFNVLIKEIRSLGIDIDLETE, translated from the coding sequence ATGGCTTACTCATATACTGAGAAAAAACGTATCCGCAAGGACTTTAGCAAGTTGCCGGACGTCATGGATGTGCCGTACCTCCTGGCCATCCAGCTGGATTCGTATCGTGAATTCTTGCAAGCGGGAGCGACCAAAGATCAGTTCCGCGACGTGGGCCTGCATGCGGCCTTCAAATCCGTTTTCCCGATCATCAGCTACTCCGGCAATGCTGCGCTGGAGTACGTCGGTTATCGCCTGGGCGAACCGGCATTTGATGTCAAAGAATGCGTATTGCGCGGTGTAACTTTCGCCGTACCTTTGCGGGTAAAAGTGCGCCTGATCATTTTCGACAAAGAATCGTCGAACAAAGCGATCAAGGACATCAAAGAGCAAGAAGTCTACATGGGTGAAATCCCCCTGATGACTGAGAACGGTACCTTCGTAATCAACGGTACCGAGCGTGTAATCGTTTCCCAGCTGCACCGTTCCCCGGGCGTGTTCTTTGATCACGACCGCGGCAAGACGCATAGCTCCGGCAAACTGCTGTACTCCGCGCGCATCATTCCTTACCGCGGTTCGTGGTTGGACTTCGAGTTCGACCCGAAAGACTGCGTGTTCGTGCGTATCGACCGTCGTCGCAAGCTGCCGGCATCGGTACTGCTGCGCGCGCTTGGCTATACCACTGAAGAAGTGCTCGACGCTTTCTACACCACCAACGTTTTCCACCTGAGCGGCGAAACCCTCAGCCTGGAACTGATTGCTTCGCGTCTGCGTGGTGAAATTGCGGTTCTGGATATTCAGGACGAGAAGGGCAAGGTTATTGTTGAAGCGGGCCGCCGTATTACTGCGCGCCACATCAACCAGATCGAAAAAGCCGGCATCAAGACCCTGGAAGTGCCTCTGGACTACGTCCTCGGTCGCACTACCGCCAAGGTTATCGTGCACCCGGCCACTGGCGAAATCCTGGCAGAGTGCAACACCGAGTTGAACACCGAAGTCCTGGCCAAGATTGCCAAGTCCGGCGTTGTTCGCATTGAAACTCTGTACACCAACGACATCGACTGCGGTCCGTTCGTTTCCGACACGCTGAAGATCGACTCCACCAGCAACCAATTGGAAGCGCTGGTTGAGATTTATCGCATGATGCGTCCAGGCGAGCCGCCGACCAAAGACGCTGCCGAAACCCTGTTCAACAACCTGTTCTTCAGCCCTGAGCGCTATGACCTTTCTGCAGTCGGCCGGATGAAGTTCAACCGTCGTATCGGTCGTACCGAGATCGAAGGTTCGGGTGTGCTGTGCAAGGAAGACATCGTCGCGGTACTGAAGACTCTGGTCGACATCCGTAACGGTAAAGGCATCGTCGATGACATCGACCACCTGGGTAACCGTCGTGTTCGCTGCGTAGGCGAAATGGCCGAGAACCAGTTCCGCGTTGGCTTGGTGCGTGTTGAGCGTGCGGTCAAAGAGCGCCTGTCGATGGCTGAAAGCGAAGGCTTGATGCCGCAAGATCTGATCAACGCCAAGCCTGTGGCTGCGGCGGTGAAAGAGTTCTTCGGTTCCAGCCAGCTGTCCCAGTTCATGGACCAGAACAACCCGCTGTCCGAGATTACCCACAAGCGTCGTGTCTCCGCACTCGGCCCTGGTGGTCTGACTCGTGAGCGTGCAGGCTTTGAAGTTCGTGACGTACACCCGACTCACTACGGTCGTGTATGCCCGATTGAAACGCCGGAAGGTCCGAACATCGGTCTGATCAACTCCCTGGCTGCTTACGCTCGCACCAACCAGTATGGCTTCTTGGAAAGCCCGTACCGCGTGGTGAAAGAGGGTGTGGTCACCGACGAGATCGTGTTCCTGTCCGCCATTGAAGAAGCCGATCACGTGATCGCGCAGGCTTCGGCGACCATGAACGACCAGAAAGTCCTGATTGACGAACTGGTAGCCGTACGTCACCTGAACGAATTCACCGTCAAGGCGCCTGAAGAAGTCACCTTGATGGACGTTTCGCCGAAGCAGGTAGTTTCGGTTGCAGCGTCGCTGATTCCGTTCCTCGAGCACGACGACGCCAACCGTGCGTTGATGGGTTCGAACATGCAGCGTCAAGCTGTACCAACCCTGCGCGCTGACAAGCCGCTGGTAGGTACCGGCATGGAGCGTAACGTGGCTCGCGACTCCGGCGTTTGCGTCGTGGCTCGTCGTGGCGGCGTGATCGACTCCGTTGATGCCAGCCGTATCGTGGTTCGTGTTGCTGATGACGAAGTAGAAACCGGCGAAGCTGGTGTCGACATCTACAACCTGACCAAATACACCCGCTCGAACCAGAACACCTGCATCAACCAGCGTCCGCTGGTGAGCAAGGGTGATCGCGTTCAGCGTAGCGACATCATGGCCGACGGCCCGTCCACCGATATGGGTGAACTGGCACTGGGTCAGAACATGCGCATCGCGTTCATGGCATGGAACGGCTTCAACTTCGAAGACTCCATCTGCCTGTCCGAGCGTGTTGTTCAGGAAGACCGTTTCACCACGATCCACATTCAGGAACTGACCTGTGTGGCCCGTGACACCAAGCTTGGCCCAGAGGAAATCACTGCGGACATCCCTAACGTGGGTGAAGCTGCACTGAACAAGCTGGACGAAGCCGGTATCGTTTACGTAGGTGCTGAAGTAGGTGCAGGCGACATTCTGGTGGGTAAGGTCACTCCGAAAGGCGAGACCCAACTGACTCCGGAAGAAAAACTGCTGCGTGCAATCTTCGGTGAAAAAGCCAGCGACGTTAAAGACACCTCCCTGCGTGTACCTACCGGTACCAAGGGTACTGTCATCGACGTACAGGTCTTCACCCGTGACGGCGTTGAGCGTGATGCTCGTGCTCTGTCGATCGAGAAGACCCAGCTGGACGAGATCCGCAAGGATCTGAACGAAGAGTTCCGTATTGTTGAAGGCGCCACTTTCGAACGTCTGCGCTCCGCTCTGGTAGGCCACAAGGCTGAAGGCGGCGCTGGTCTGAAGAAAGGTCAGGACATCACCGACGAAGTTCTCGACGGTCTTGAGCATGGTCAGTGGTTCAAACTGCGCATGGCTGAAGATGCTCTGAACGAGCAGCTCGAGAAGGCTCAGGCCTATATCGTTGATCGCCGCCGTCTGCTGGACGACAAGTTCGAAGACAAGAAGCGCAAACTGCAGCAGGGCGATGACCTGGCTCCAGGTGTGCTGAAAATCGTCAAGGTTTACCTGGCAATCCGTCGTCGCATCCAGCCGGGCGACAAGATGGCCGGTCGTCACGGTAACAAAGGTGTGGTCTCCGTGATCATGCCGGTTGAAGACATGCCGCACGATGCCAATGGCACCCCGGTCGACGTCGTCCTCAACCCACTGGGCGTACCTTCGCGTATGAACGTTGGTCAGATCCTTGAAACCCACCTGGGCCTCGCGGCCAAAGGTCTGGGCGAGAAGATCAACCGGATGGTCGAAGAGCAGCGTAAAGTCGCTGAACTGCGTACCTTCCTGGACGAGATCTACAACCAGATCGGCGGTCGTAACGAAGATCTGGACAGCTTCTCCGATCAGGAAATCCTGGATCTGGCGAAGAACCTGCGTGGCGGTGTTCCAATGGCCACTCCAGTGTTCGACGGCGCCAAGGAAAGCGAAATCAAGGCCATGCTGAAACTGGCAGACCTGCCGGAAAGCGGCCAGATGCAGCTGACCGACGGCCGTACCGGCAACAAGTTCGAGCGTCCAGTTACCGTTGGCTACATGTACATGCTGAAGCTGAACCACTTGGTAGACGACAAGATGCACGCTCGTTCTACCGGTTCTTACAGCCTGGTTACCCAGCAGCCGCTGGGTGGTAAGGCGCAGTTCGGTGGTCAGCGTTTCGGGGAGATGGAGGTCTGGGCACTGGAAGCATACGGTGCCGCTTACACTCTGCAAGAAATGCTCACAGTGAAGTCGGACGATGTGAACGGCCGTACCAAGATGTACAAAAACATCGTGGATGGCGATCACCGTATGGAGCCGGGCATGCCCGAGTCCTTCAACGTGTTGATCAAGGAAATTCGTTCCCTCGGCATCGATATCGATCTGGAAACCGAATAA